CTTAAGATAAAATGACTGACAGGGCTAGCTTCCTTGTATAGCGGAATATGCCGGGGCCGATTACAAACGTGAATGATATCAAATTCACGTTTCTTAAGTTCATCTGCCACAAAAAAACGATAGCCATTTCGGGGGAAACGACGATAGGTCACACCGCACGTTTGCTCATAATCTGATAGGCTAGGATCGGTTACCGAAAATATTGTAATCTCGTGGTTTTCCTTTAAATAGGGAACAATCCCATCAATCATCATTTGAATAGCCCCACCCTTTACAGCGGGTGAGGGCAATTTTTCAGTACATATAAAGGCAATTTTCATGAACTTTCACTCCTATAAAGGCAGGTGAAACTGTCGTTAATGCCTTTGCAGCATATAATGGGAACCAAATGAATCGAATAGCTCTTTTTGGCGAGCCTATTCATATCCTCCCGACACCCACATATCGCAAATCGTGTTTTCTTATTTCATCAGGATTGATACAGTTTCGCCCATCTATAATCAGATCGCCCTTCATCCATGTTTTAACCTTTTTCCAGTCTAATGTTTTAAAGGATGGCCAATCCGTTGCAATAAAAACACAATCAGCATCTAAGATAGCTTCCTCCATGGAATCTGTCTGTTTGGCAGTCTGAAGACCTTTAGTCGGCAGGGTTGCCTTTGGATCATAGGCGATAACGTTAAATTTAAGAGTATCAAGCTTTTGAATAAGAGCAACCGCCCGAGAAGAGCGGGTATCATCTGTATCCGGTTTAAATGAAATTCCAAGAACGGCTACCTTTTTTGTGATGGAGTCTCCTATATAAGAGGTGATCTTATCGATATACCATTCAAGTTGTGTTTCATTTACAGACTGGACCGCTTCTAAAATAGGTGTCTCAACTCCTTTTTGCTTAGCCGAATGGATAAAGGAGCTGACATCCTTTGGAAAGCAAGACCCGCCATACCCGATGCCGGCCTGCAAAAAATGTTTACCAATCCGTGGATCTAATCCAATGGCTTCAGCTACGGTTGTAATGTCGGCCTGATAGCTGTCACAAATTCGTGCAACTTCATTAATAAATGAAATTTTAGTTGCTAAAAAAGCATTGGAAGTAAATTTTATGACCTCAGCATCATTTAAAGTGGTCAAAATCATAGGTGCATCGATCTCTTTATAAATCTCTTTCATAATCGATAAGGAAGCCGTATCGCCATGCTGCAAACCAATTACCGTTTTATCCGGATGGAACATATCATGGACAGCTGACCCTTCCCGTAAAAATTCTGGGTTTGAAACGATCCTGAACAGCTCCTTTGACAAACCTTTTTCGATTAAAAGTCTGTTAATCATTTGATTTGTGCCTAAAGGAACCGTACTTTTTGTGATGATTGTTTTTCTAGAGGTGATATTGACTGCTAGATCATCTACAACTGATAGCACATAAGATAAGTCCGTACTTCCATCTGGTAACGGCGGGGTTCCGACACAGATAAAGATACAGGAGTTAGTATGAATGGCTTCTCCTACCTGATCGGTAAAGGTAAGTCGATTTTGATTCTTTTGAATAAGCTCAGAAAGCCCCGGTTCAAATATGGGGGACTCTCCTTTGTTCAATGACAGAATTCTCTCT
This genomic stretch from Bacillus oleivorans harbors:
- a CDS encoding UDP-glucose dehydrogenase family protein; translated protein: MDICVIGAGYVGLTSSAVLADLGHHITCVDKNKERILSLNKGESPIFEPGLSELIQKNQNRLTFTDQVGEAIHTNSCIFICVGTPPLPDGSTDLSYVLSVVDDLAVNITSRKTIITKSTVPLGTNQMINRLLIEKGLSKELFRIVSNPEFLREGSAVHDMFHPDKTVIGLQHGDTASLSIMKEIYKEIDAPMILTTLNDAEVIKFTSNAFLATKISFINEVARICDSYQADITTVAEAIGLDPRIGKHFLQAGIGYGGSCFPKDVSSFIHSAKQKGVETPILEAVQSVNETQLEWYIDKITSYIGDSITKKVAVLGISFKPDTDDTRSSRAVALIQKLDTLKFNVIAYDPKATLPTKGLQTAKQTDSMEEAILDADCVFIATDWPSFKTLDWKKVKTWMKGDLIIDGRNCINPDEIRKHDLRYVGVGRI